The Argopecten irradians isolate NY chromosome 6, Ai_NY, whole genome shotgun sequence genome has a window encoding:
- the LOC138325812 gene encoding coiled-coil domain-containing protein 178-like isoform X4 — translation MSMTKVVRLEDVEPRETFSSQYTQSKSALVPSSQSLQVASTSGSEQDQNDLELVEAEDKVYPLPENWPKIQQLLRRKSCELVLTTSPCVKKAVSHLELIQNIIEEWFREREEETKSSASLHEVASRKQLRFARSSEEGSKFLHSAKSRSSLTSVPSSAGSLAIRGTGATKDEDYGGLDVPFLGAEEVVDEVITLLARLENDRQEVINKLEQEKEKVIRLNGKIDRLCLKRLVEMPAVVQKEHEACIMDLNELQWHVAYATRNDKRMKDRCNIAEVLNSRLIEDIAFVKKHIPLVEEKLELELEAMARIKNAQTETVTELDTTTQRQEKTASKSNEAMQKADTERSHIKRELDTVKDELTTISEELSEAKMTHNAYTHQINDTKQQLKDNEQELTVLEVRYENAKVAEEMQARKVSELQSKISEAEFERERLENENAKLLQEMNSKKSSNNLKIAELENKVKQHDSKLRTVLLKNQEAEMEVHDYQDKIKDCERQKVADEKNVARIHKERMKLNQQMTVTMEEYHKVQHINTSVREQLQNEQEKAFKSEESLKITVETLRRQVKDEVHTRTVLTARITSDSTELTRAKGETSQRREKARKVATEVDNLVDDVLVKVKKLRKTKKENDEKKESLTAQLEKTKKQHEESHKTFKSKIGGIEPHHDHLKKEVLALDKRLDHMSWKTDLMNKQMDDWDREQTTMDRLVSNTQKAIADFNERLEEVNIQLKTSQKLDEDLKLDYDNLMARIHANDNNHRDFMEERRRFLEDSEVDRLRRLEHNKQLASKYRQMQNEFIVMKDQLLNTYEERVKLEEAIKDCKQLQALQQRMHGAMLEYFKYRELYNKSELRRMQSESKINGICVADLQNQMEVALKNITTFMQSEMDGKSARRVAWEMIKNHQEKEEEKERKLGLNLRGASPVIPPIRQQHQAVKV, via the exons ATGTCTATGACCAAAGTGGTGAGACTGGAGGATGTGGAGCCCAGGGAAACCTTCAGTTCACAATACACACAAAGTAAAAGTGCCCTGGTTCCCAGCTCCCAGTCTCTTCAAG TGGCCAGTACAAGTGGCTCGGAACAAGATCAAAATGATCTGGAATTAGTTGAAGCTGAAG aTAAAGTATATCCACTACCTGAAAACTGGCCAAAAATACAGCAGTTACTGCGGAGGAAGAGCTGCGAATTAGTTCTCACCACCTCCCCATGTGTAAAAAAAGCTGTCTCTCATCTGGAACTCATTCAGAACATTATTGAGGAGTGGTTTAGGGAACGTGAAGAAGAAACCAAGAGTAGTGCTTCTTTACATGAAG TTGCAAGTAGAAAACAACTGAGGTTTGCCAGATCCAGTGAAGAAGGCTCCAAATTCCTACACAGTGCAAAATCCAGAAGCTCATTGACATCTGTTCCATCTTCTGCAGGCTCTCTTGCTATCAGAGGAACTGGAGCTACAAAAG ATGAAGATTATGGGGGTCTGGATGTGCCCTTTTTGGGGGCAGAGGAAGTTGTGGATGAAGTCATCACCCTGTTGGCCCGTCTAGAAAATGACCGCCAGGAAGTGATCAACAAACTAGAACAAGAAAAGGAGAAAGTCATCCGACTGAATGGAAAAATTGACCGTCTCTGTCTCAAACGTTTGGTGGAAATGCCAGCTGTTGTTCAGAAAG AACACGAGGCCTGTATTATGGACCTGAATGAACTGCAATGGCATGTGGCTTATGCCACCAGAAATGATAAACGCATGAAAGATCGATGTAACATAGCAGAGGTCCTTAACTCTAGGCTCATCGAGGACATAGCCTTTGTCAAAAAGCACAT ACCATTGGTAGAAGAAAAACTGGAGTTGGAGCTAGAGGCCATGGCTAGGATAAAGAATGCACAAACTGAG ACTGTCACTGAACTCGATACCACCACACAAAGGCAAGAGAAAACTGCATCTAAGTCCAACGAAGCAATGCAGAAAGCTGATACTGAACGGTCACACATCAAACGAGAACTGGACACTGTCAAGGATGAACTGACCACTATAAG TGAGGAATTGTCTGAGGCTAAGATGACCCACAATGCATACACTCACCAAATCAATGACACTAAACAACAGctcaaagacaacgaacaggaGCTGACAGTGTTAGAGGTCAGGTATGAGAATGCCAAGGTCGCGGAGGAGATGCAGGCCAGAAAG GTCAGTGAATTGCAGTCCAAAATATCGGAAGCAGAGTTTGAAAGAGAGCGACTTGAAAACGAAAATGCAAAACTTCTACAGGAGATGAATTCAAAG AAAAGTTCCAATAACCTGAAGATAGCTGAGCTTGAGAACAAAGTGAAGCAACATGACTCCAAATTGAGAACCGTTCTTCTGAAGAATCAAGAAGCTGAGATGGAGGTTCATGATTATCAGGACAAGATCAAGGACTG TGAGAGACAGAAGGTGGCTGACGAGAAGAATGTGGCTCGTATCCACAAGGAGAGGATGAAACTGAACCAGCAGATGACCGTTACCATGGAGGAGTACCACAAGGTCCAGCATATCAATACTAGTGTCAGGGAACAGCTCCAGAACGAACAGGAGAAGGCATTCAAGTCAGAGGAGAGTCTCAAG ATAACTGTTGAGACCCTGCGAAGACAAGTGAAGGACGAGGTGCACACTAGAACAGTTCTTACCGCACGTATCACATCTGACTCGACAGAACTAACCCGGGCTAAAGGGGAGACAAGTCAGAGGCGAGAGAAG GCTAGAAAAGTAGCTACAGAAGTCGACAATTTGGTGGATGATGTGTTGGTCAAAGTGAAGAAACTCAGAAAAACTAAGAAGGAGAATGATGAG aaaaaagAAAGTTTGACAGCACAACTTGAGAAAACTAAGAAGCAGCATGAAGAGTCTCATAAAACCTTTAAATCTAAGATCGGTGGAATAGAACCGCATCACGACCATCTCAAG AAAGAAGTGCTTGCACTAGACAAGAGGTTGGACCACATGTCATGGAAGACTGACTTAATGAACAAACAGATGGATGACTGGGATAGAGAACAGACCACAATGGATAGGCTGGTCAGCAACACCCAGAAGGCTATCGCTGACTTTAA TGAGCGCTTGGAAGAAGTCAACATCCAGTTGAAAACCAGCCAGAAATTAGACGAAGATCTCAAATTGGATTATGATAATCTCATGG cTCGAATCCACGCTAATGATAATAATCACAGAGACTTCATGGAGGAAAGGCGAAGATTCCTGGAGGATTCCGAG GTTGACCGTTTGCGCCGTCTAGAGCATAATAAACAATTGGCTTCAAAGTACAGACAGATGCAGAATGAGTTTATTGTGATGAAGGATCAGTTACTGAACACGTACGAGGAGCGAGTCAAACTAGAGGAGGCCATTAAAGACTGCAAACAG TTACAAGCCCTACAACAGAGAATGCACGGAGCCATGCTGGAGTATTTCAAGTACAGAGAACTATACAACAAGTCGGAGCTGCGACGTATGCAGAGTGAGTCCAAGATAAACGGGATATGTGTGGCCGACCTTCAAAACCAGATGGAGGTCGCGCTGAAGAACATCACAACGTTCATGCAGTCTGAGATGGATGGGAAATCTGCACGACGTGTTGCTTGGGAGATGATAAAAAATCACCAGGAAAAAGAGGAGGAGAAGGAGCGGAAATTGGGTCTAAATTTACGGGGAGCATCACCCGTCATACCTCCTATACGTCAACAACATCAAGCAGTGAAAGTTTAA